A portion of the Litorimonas taeanensis genome contains these proteins:
- a CDS encoding FAD-dependent oxidoreductase produces the protein MNYVERYAYQRFAGHSQNILNLQAAVQMFRLSLFWGLAIPRGMVTKPQNNAPHILIIGAGLIGLSTADALQRRGAKVTITEARPKPMRGTSYSNSGMVHPSQARPWGAALSSVPDDPDFERASKAVFDLARMSQDLLRQNIQDLSKTDALSQDVLSQSGSCYQIFEQSEPAYAAKEKYEALGVQTALMSDHEKTLGYLALHFPDDFGANAFTYGQALAARLAENGAVFIYDAGDLRLRMGRSPSGGEAVTAQLRGHIFHADHIIICAGPQSGEVLSQLDIVLPLVNKRGFAVNFDKPDMVLPQAPIMDAQTHSALTVLGETLRFSGTLGEQSAHPLLKRWYHLVPDIMRRLAPAREVWSGLRPLSPVGRPYIGPLSRSNLWVNTGHGHMGWTLCAGSGALMADMVLEGVEDARFALSE, from the coding sequence ATGAATTATGTAGAACGGTACGCTTACCAACGCTTTGCAGGGCATAGTCAAAACATACTGAACCTACAGGCGGCTGTGCAGATGTTTAGGCTTTCCCTTTTCTGGGGTTTGGCTATACCGCGCGGCATGGTGACGAAGCCGCAAAATAATGCCCCGCATATATTGATCATAGGGGCGGGATTGATAGGTCTTTCGACGGCCGATGCTTTGCAGCGGCGCGGCGCAAAGGTGACGATTACTGAAGCCCGCCCAAAGCCTATGCGCGGCACAAGCTATTCAAACTCTGGTATGGTACATCCCAGTCAGGCGCGGCCTTGGGGTGCGGCGCTTTCCTCTGTGCCGGACGATCCAGATTTTGAGCGCGCTTCAAAAGCCGTTTTTGATTTGGCGCGTATGTCACAAGATTTGTTGCGGCAAAATATTCAAGATTTATCTAAAACCGATGCCCTGTCTCAAGACGTCTTGTCTCAATCGGGAAGCTGTTATCAAATTTTTGAACAAAGCGAGCCCGCCTATGCGGCCAAAGAAAAATACGAAGCTTTGGGCGTGCAGACGGCGCTGATGTCTGATCATGAGAAAACGCTCGGCTATTTGGCGTTGCACTTTCCTGATGATTTCGGCGCGAATGCTTTCACTTATGGGCAGGCGCTCGCCGCGCGTCTGGCAGAAAATGGGGCCGTCTTTATATATGATGCCGGAGATTTACGTCTGCGCATGGGCCGAAGCCCATCAGGCGGTGAAGCCGTCACGGCGCAACTGCGCGGGCATATTTTTCATGCGGATCATATCATCATTTGTGCGGGGCCACAGAGTGGTGAGGTGTTGTCGCAATTGGACATCGTTTTGCCCCTTGTGAATAAGCGCGGCTTTGCCGTCAATTTTGACAAACCTGATATGGTTCTACCGCAGGCCCCGATTATGGACGCGCAAACACATTCTGCCCTGACCGTATTAGGGGAGACATTGCGGTTTTCAGGCACGCTTGGAGAGCAAAGCGCGCACCCTTTATTAAAGCGTTGGTATCATTTGGTGCCTGATATTATGCGCCGCCTCGCGCCCGCCCGCGAGGTGTGGTCTGGCCTTCGCCCTCTCAGCCCCGTTGGCCGGCCTTATATTGGGCCGCTCTCAAGATCGAATCTCTGGGTGAATACGGGGCATGGTCATATGGGCTGGACTCTTTGCGCAGGCTCTGGCGCGTTAATGGCCGATATGGTTTTAGAGGGGGTCGAAGATGCCCGCTTTGCTCTTTCGGAATGA
- a CDS encoding alkylphosphonate utilization protein: MSPCPLCDAAPATIAHTLSEAPSPMEIILCETCDAHRVMPIEHSDYWQCLTTSMWSEDLAVQVTAYRLLRQLSGETWAQDALDMLYIEEDVKIWAEAGVPVMNTTPTRDSNGTILQAGDNVTLIKDLPVKGAGFTAKRGTAVRGISLTDNPEHIEGRVNGQRIVLVAAFLKKS; the protein is encoded by the coding sequence ATGAGCCCATGCCCTCTATGTGACGCGGCCCCCGCCACGATTGCCCATACGCTTTCCGAGGCGCCTTCGCCGATGGAGATCATCCTGTGCGAGACGTGCGACGCCCATCGCGTCATGCCGATAGAACATTCTGATTACTGGCAATGCCTCACCACATCTATGTGGAGCGAAGACCTCGCTGTACAGGTCACGGCTTATCGGCTGTTACGGCAATTGTCGGGCGAAACATGGGCTCAAGACGCGCTCGATATGCTTTATATTGAAGAGGATGTAAAAATATGGGCCGAAGCGGGCGTTCCCGTGATGAACACCACTCCGACCCGCGACAGTAATGGAACGATTTTACAGGCGGGTGATAACGTCACCCTTATCAAAGATTTGCCTGTCAAAGGCGCAGGCTTTACCGCCAAACGCGGCACCGCCGTTCGCGGGATTTCGCTGACTGATAATCCAGAGCACATAGAGGGGCGCGTGAATGGTCAGCGTATTGTTCTCGTCGCGGCGTTTTTGAAAAAGAGCTAA
- the cysS gene encoding cysteine--tRNA ligase gives MTEQPQLTLYNSLTRRKEDFTPQDPKRVTMYNCGPTVYSYAHIGNARAAVVADVLFRVLRHIYGEDHVVYARNITDVDDKIIASAKEQGVPISDITEKYARIYNEDLAAIGCLPPTHQPKATVHIPHMIEMISELIEKDFAYESDGHVFFDVSKYDDYGKLSGNSLKALKGGDRVGEGETARKRNSADFVLWKPELDGVGWDAPFGKGRPGWHIECSAMAKATLGETIDIHCGGVDLKFPHHENEIAQSCCANDTKTFAKFWIHNEFLNMGSEKMSKSLGNVTLIHDLLKEWDGEVIRLALLKAHYRSELQWSEDLLKESKANLDRWYRNLLKIREIAALPESERRGLHYSNKRLLAIRRKNRNSSMYDDLDTVQVFYQMLNEDKELTYYFSAPPLNEFSQTSAAEDAETFLVRANLLGLLQKDPEDWFKGGASADEEADFNAIANRRAEARKAKDWAAADAARDEAKALGIVLEDNPDGTTTWRKA, from the coding sequence ATGACGGAACAACCACAATTAACGCTCTATAATTCGCTGACGCGGCGCAAAGAGGACTTCACACCCCAAGATCCAAAACGGGTGACGATGTATAATTGCGGCCCAACGGTTTATAGCTATGCTCATATCGGCAATGCTCGCGCCGCCGTGGTGGCGGATGTGTTATTCCGCGTATTGCGCCATATTTACGGCGAAGACCATGTTGTCTATGCGCGCAATATCACCGATGTGGATGACAAAATTATCGCCAGCGCCAAAGAGCAAGGCGTGCCGATTTCTGACATCACCGAAAAATATGCCCGCATCTATAATGAAGACCTCGCCGCGATTGGCTGTTTACCGCCCACCCATCAACCCAAAGCAACCGTCCATATTCCGCATATGATAGAGATGATTTCGGAATTAATTGAAAAAGACTTTGCTTATGAATCGGATGGTCATGTCTTTTTTGATGTGTCGAAATATGATGATTATGGAAAGCTCTCTGGCAATTCCCTAAAGGCGCTAAAAGGCGGCGACCGTGTCGGCGAAGGCGAAACTGCCCGCAAAAGGAATAGCGCCGATTTCGTGTTATGGAAACCTGAACTGGACGGCGTGGGATGGGACGCGCCTTTTGGAAAAGGGCGTCCGGGCTGGCATATTGAATGTTCCGCCATGGCCAAGGCGACCTTGGGCGAAACTATTGATATTCATTGCGGCGGCGTGGATTTGAAATTCCCGCATCACGAAAACGAAATCGCGCAAAGCTGCTGTGCCAATGACACAAAGACATTTGCCAAATTCTGGATTCATAATGAGTTTCTGAATATGGGTAGCGAAAAAATGTCCAAAAGTTTGGGGAATGTGACCCTTATCCATGACCTGCTCAAAGAGTGGGACGGCGAGGTTATTCGCTTGGCTTTATTGAAAGCGCATTACCGCAGTGAATTGCAGTGGTCAGAGGATTTACTCAAGGAGAGTAAGGCAAATTTGGATCGATGGTATCGCAACTTGCTAAAGATAAGAGAAATTGCAGCTTTACCTGAAAGTGAAAGAAGAGGCCTGCATTATTCCAATAAAAGACTATTAGCTATACGGAGGAAAAATAGGAACTCGTCTATGTATGACGACTTGGATACAGTACAAGTTTTTTATCAAATGCTTAATGAAGATAAAGAGTTAACTTATTACTTTTCTGCGCCTCCCCTTAATGAGTTCAGTCAAACTTCGGCTGCAGAAGATGCTGAAACATTCCTTGTGAGAGCCAACCTCCTCGGCCTGCTACAAAAAGACCCAGAGGATTGGTTCAAGGGCGGAGCCTCTGCTGATGAGGAAGCTGATTTTAACGCCATTGCCAACCGCCGCGCCGAGGCGCGCAAGGCCAAAGATTGGGCCGCCGCAGATGCCGCCCGCGACGAGGCCAAAGCGCTGGGTATTGTCCTCGAAGACAATCCCGACGGCACAACAACATGGCGCAAGGCTTAA